The proteins below are encoded in one region of Bacteroides uniformis:
- a CDS encoding NADPH-dependent oxidoreductase, with protein sequence MESLKQRRTIRKYQQKDISADLLNDLLETSFRASTVGNMQVYSVIVTRDAERKAKLAPAHFNQPMVRTAPVVLTFCIDLRRFSKWCEQRKAEPGYNNFEWFVTGAVDTLLVAQTFCVAAEEKGLGICYLGTTTYNPQMIVEALELPELVFPITTVTVGWPAEQPEQVDRLPLEAIVHEEVYHDYTPQDIDRLYAYKESLPENKQFILENNKETLAQVFTDVRYTKKDSEAMSENLWKIMKKQGF encoded by the coding sequence ATGGAAAGCTTGAAACAAAGGAGAACAATCCGAAAATACCAGCAGAAGGATATTTCTGCTGATTTGTTAAATGATTTGCTTGAAACCTCTTTCCGGGCTTCTACAGTCGGGAACATGCAGGTTTATAGTGTGATTGTGACGCGTGATGCAGAGCGTAAAGCCAAACTGGCGCCTGCACATTTCAATCAGCCGATGGTTCGGACGGCGCCGGTAGTGCTTACTTTCTGCATAGATTTGCGCCGCTTCAGCAAGTGGTGTGAGCAACGTAAGGCTGAGCCGGGATACAACAACTTTGAGTGGTTTGTGACGGGGGCTGTCGATACCTTGCTGGTGGCACAGACTTTTTGTGTGGCTGCCGAGGAGAAGGGGTTGGGCATTTGCTATCTGGGAACTACCACTTACAACCCTCAGATGATTGTCGAAGCGTTGGAGTTGCCGGAATTGGTGTTTCCCATCACGACAGTCACAGTGGGATGGCCTGCCGAACAGCCGGAACAAGTGGACCGTTTGCCGCTGGAGGCCATTGTACACGAAGAGGTTTATCATGATTATACTCCTCAGGACATTGACCGGTTGTATGCCTATAAAGAATCGCTTCCTGAGAACAAGCAGTTCATCTTGGAGAACAATAAGGAAACGCTGGCGCAGGTCTTTACAGATGTGCGTTATACGAAGAAAGACAGTGAGGCAATGTCGGAGAATCTTTGGAAGATAATGAAAAAGCAGGGATTTTGA
- a CDS encoding adenosylcobalamin-dependent ribonucleoside-diphosphate reductase, protein MEKKNYSYDEAYGESLKYFQGDELAARVWVNKYAVKDSFGNIYEKSPEDMHWRIANEVARIEAKYPNPLSSEELFGLLDHFKYIVPQGSPMTGIGNNYQVASLSNCFVIGVDGEADSYGAIFKIDEEQVQLMKRRGGVGHDLSHIRPKGSPVKNSALTSTGLVPFMERYSNSTREVAQDGRRGALMLSVSIKHPDSEAFIDAKMTEGKVTGANVSVKLTDDFMQAAIEGKPYTQQYPIDATEPAFQKDIDASALWKKIVHNAWKSAEPGVLFWDTILKESVPDCYADLGYRTVSTNPCGEIPLCPYDSCRLLAINLYSYVVNPFKPDAYFDFELFKKHVALAQRIMDDIIDLELEKIERIMSKIDADPESEDVKHTERVLWQKIYKKSAQGRRTGVGITAEGDMLAALGLRYGTEEATEFSEQVHKTVALNAYRSSIEMAKERGAFEVYDTEREKNNPFINRLREADPEMYEEMKKYGRRNIACLTIAPTGTTSLMTQTTSGIEPVFLPVYKRRRKVNPNDTNVHVDFIDETGDAFEEYIVFHPKFVTWMEAQGYNPAKRYTQEEVDALVEKSPYYKATSNDVDWLMKVKMQGRIQKWVDHSISVTINLPNDVDEDLVNRLYVEAWKSGCKGCTVYRDGSRSGVLISTKSDKKSELPPCKPPTVVETRPRILDADVVRFQNNKEKWVAFVGLLDNHPYEIFTGVLDDDEGIILPKNVVSGHIIKNVDEHGNKRYDFQFENKRGYKVTIEGLSEKFNKEYWNYAKLISGVLRYRMPIEQVIKLVGSLQLDSENINTWKNGVERALKKYIQDGTEAKGKKCPNCGNETLVYQEGCLICKTCGASRCG, encoded by the coding sequence GTGGAAAAGAAAAATTATTCTTATGACGAAGCCTACGGAGAATCTTTAAAATACTTCCAAGGCGACGAGTTGGCTGCCAGAGTTTGGGTAAACAAATATGCAGTCAAAGATTCTTTCGGAAATATTTACGAAAAGTCTCCGGAAGACATGCATTGGCGAATAGCCAATGAGGTAGCCCGCATTGAGGCCAAGTACCCCAATCCATTAAGTTCAGAGGAACTTTTCGGCTTACTCGACCACTTCAAGTACATTGTTCCGCAAGGAAGCCCGATGACCGGAATCGGAAACAACTATCAGGTAGCCTCTCTGTCCAACTGCTTTGTTATCGGTGTGGACGGCGAAGCGGATTCTTATGGTGCCATCTTCAAGATAGACGAAGAACAAGTACAGCTGATGAAACGCCGTGGCGGCGTGGGACACGACTTATCCCATATCCGTCCGAAAGGTTCACCGGTAAAGAACTCAGCACTGACCTCCACCGGCTTGGTTCCCTTCATGGAACGCTATTCAAACTCTACACGCGAAGTAGCTCAAGATGGACGCCGCGGCGCACTGATGCTCAGCGTATCCATCAAACACCCCGACTCGGAAGCCTTCATCGATGCCAAGATGACTGAGGGCAAAGTGACCGGAGCCAACGTTTCCGTAAAACTGACCGACGACTTCATGCAGGCCGCCATCGAAGGCAAACCATATACACAGCAATATCCGATTGACGCCACAGAGCCGGCATTTCAAAAAGACATTGACGCATCCGCATTATGGAAAAAGATTGTGCACAATGCATGGAAATCGGCAGAACCCGGTGTATTGTTCTGGGATACCATATTAAAGGAATCCGTGCCCGACTGCTATGCAGACCTGGGCTACCGTACCGTATCCACCAATCCATGCGGCGAAATTCCACTGTGCCCGTACGACTCCTGCCGTCTGCTCGCCATCAACCTTTACTCATACGTGGTCAATCCGTTCAAGCCGGACGCCTACTTTGACTTTGAGCTATTCAAGAAGCATGTAGCTTTGGCCCAACGCATCATGGACGATATCATCGACCTTGAACTGGAGAAGATAGAGCGCATCATGAGCAAGATAGATGCCGACCCCGAAAGTGAAGACGTGAAACATACAGAACGCGTTTTGTGGCAGAAGATTTACAAGAAAAGCGCCCAAGGCCGCCGTACCGGTGTAGGCATCACGGCAGAAGGCGACATGCTTGCCGCCCTGGGATTGCGTTATGGCACTGAAGAGGCAACCGAATTCTCGGAGCAAGTACACAAGACGGTGGCACTCAACGCCTATCGCTCCTCCATAGAAATGGCCAAAGAGCGCGGCGCATTCGAGGTATACGATACAGAACGCGAAAAGAACAACCCGTTCATCAACCGCCTGCGTGAAGCTGACCCGGAAATGTACGAGGAGATGAAGAAGTACGGACGCCGCAACATTGCCTGTCTGACCATCGCCCCGACCGGCACCACCAGCCTGATGACTCAAACCACCTCCGGTATCGAGCCCGTATTCCTGCCCGTGTACAAGCGCCGCCGCAAAGTGAATCCCAACGATACGAACGTCCATGTGGACTTCATCGACGAAACCGGAGATGCCTTTGAAGAATATATCGTGTTCCACCCCAAGTTCGTGACTTGGATGGAAGCACAAGGATACAACCCCGCCAAACGCTACACGCAGGAAGAAGTGGATGCCCTGGTAGAGAAATCACCTTATTATAAAGCAACCTCCAACGACGTGGACTGGCTGATGAAAGTCAAGATGCAGGGACGTATCCAAAAATGGGTGGACCACTCTATCAGCGTAACCATCAACCTGCCGAACGACGTAGACGAAGACCTCGTGAACCGTCTGTATGTAGAAGCATGGAAATCCGGCTGCAAGGGCTGTACGGTTTACCGCGACGGTTCGCGTTCCGGCGTGCTCATCTCTACCAAGAGCGACAAGAAGTCCGAGCTTCCCCCGTGCAAACCGCCTACAGTCGTTGAAACACGTCCCAGAATATTGGATGCAGACGTTGTCCGCTTCCAGAACAACAAGGAGAAATGGGTGGCATTCGTCGGCTTGCTGGACAATCATCCCTACGAAATATTCACCGGTGTGCTGGATGATGATGAAGGCATCATCCTGCCGAAGAATGTGGTGTCAGGCCACATCATCAAGAATGTGGATGAGCACGGAAACAAGCGTTACGACTTCCAGTTCGAGAACAAGCGCGGATACAAAGTCACCATCGAGGGTCTGTCCGAGAAGTTCAACAAAGAGTATTGGAACTATGCCAAGCTGATTTCCGGTGTATTGCGCTACCGCATGCCTATCGAGCAGGTCATCAAGCTGGTAGGTTCACTGCAACTGGACAGCGAAAACATCAACACCTGGAAGAACGGTGTGGAACGCGCCCTGAAGAAATACATCCAGGACGGCACGGAAGCCAAAGGCAAGAAATGCCCCAACTGCGGTAACGAAACACTGGTTTACCAAGAAGGTTGCCTCATCTGCAAGACGTGCGGAGCTTCTCGCTGTGGATAA
- a CDS encoding 4-alpha-glucanotransferase, with translation MTLIFNIEYRTSWGEEVRVLGSIPELGNNQPNKATPLHTVDGIHWTAEVDIQIPGNGSVEYSYHIYRDGRTIRTEWNSLPRILHVADNPKKVYRIEDCWKNLPEQQYFYTSAFTESLLAHRERSAAPKSYKKGLLIKAYAPCIDSDHCLALCGNQKALGDWNPDKAALMSDIDFPEWQVEVDAGKISFPLEYKFVLYNKKERRAVAWENNPNRYMADPQIAANETLAVGDRYVYFNLPAWKGSGVAVPVFSLRSEKSFGVGDFGDLKRMIDWAVATNQKAVQILPINDTTMTHTWTDSYPYSSISIYAFHPMYADLKQLGSLKDKKVMAEFNKRQKELNALPAVDYEAVNKTKWEYFHLIFKQEGEKVLASDAFRNFYEANKEWLQPYAVFSYLRDAYKTPNFREWPKYATYDAKEIETLCRPDSADYPHIAIYYYIQFNLHRQLLAATEHARANGVVLKGDIPIGISRNSVEAWKESHYFNLNGQAGAPPDDFSVNGQNWGLPTYNWDVMEKDGYAWWMKRFHKMAEYFDAYRIDHILGFFRIWEIPMHAVHGLLGQFVPALPMTREEIESYGLAFREDFFLKPYIHEYFLGQIFGPHTDYVKQTFIEPTDTWEVYRMRPEFDTQRKVEAYFAGKTDDDSIWIRDGLYALISDVLFVPDRNNPHEYHPRIGVQHDYIYRALNDWEKAAFNRLYDQYYYHRHNDFWGQQAMKKLPQLTQSTRMLVCGEDLGMIPDCVAWVMNDLRILSLEIQRMPKDPKQEFGHTDWYPYRSVCTISTHDMSTLRGWWEEDFQQTQRYYNTMLGHYGAAPATATPELCEEVVRNHLHSNSILCILSLQDWMSMDGKWRNPNVQEERINIPANPRHYWRWRMHLTLEQLMKAESLNEKIRCMIESTGR, from the coding sequence ATGACACTAATATTCAATATCGAGTATCGCACCAGCTGGGGTGAAGAAGTCAGAGTCCTGGGTTCCATCCCGGAACTTGGCAACAACCAGCCCAACAAAGCCACCCCCCTGCACACTGTAGACGGCATTCACTGGACCGCGGAAGTGGATATCCAGATTCCCGGTAATGGAAGCGTCGAATACAGTTACCACATCTATCGAGATGGCAGAACCATACGGACAGAGTGGAACAGCCTGCCACGCATCCTGCACGTTGCAGACAATCCGAAGAAAGTTTACCGCATAGAAGATTGTTGGAAGAATCTGCCCGAGCAGCAGTATTTTTATACATCCGCTTTCACAGAATCCCTGCTGGCGCATCGCGAACGCAGTGCCGCCCCGAAAAGCTACAAAAAGGGGTTGCTGATAAAGGCGTACGCCCCCTGCATAGACAGTGACCATTGCCTGGCACTTTGCGGAAACCAGAAGGCGCTGGGTGACTGGAACCCGGACAAAGCTGCCCTTATGAGCGACATCGACTTCCCCGAATGGCAGGTAGAAGTGGATGCCGGTAAAATCAGCTTCCCGCTGGAGTATAAATTCGTCCTTTACAACAAGAAAGAGCGCCGTGCCGTGGCCTGGGAGAACAATCCCAACCGCTATATGGCCGACCCGCAGATAGCCGCCAACGAAACGCTGGCTGTCGGCGACCGTTATGTATACTTCAATCTTCCTGCATGGAAAGGTTCCGGAGTAGCCGTACCCGTATTCTCCCTACGCTCCGAGAAAAGCTTCGGTGTAGGCGATTTCGGCGACTTGAAGCGCATGATTGACTGGGCAGTTGCCACCAATCAGAAGGCGGTGCAGATTCTGCCCATCAACGACACTACCATGACGCATACCTGGACAGACTCCTACCCTTACAGTAGCATCTCCATCTATGCCTTCCATCCCATGTACGCCGACCTGAAGCAGTTGGGCAGCTTGAAGGACAAGAAGGTGATGGCCGAATTCAACAAACGCCAGAAAGAACTGAATGCCCTGCCCGCCGTGGACTACGAAGCTGTGAACAAGACAAAGTGGGAATACTTCCACCTCATCTTCAAGCAGGAAGGGGAAAAGGTGCTGGCCTCGGATGCATTCCGTAATTTCTACGAGGCCAACAAGGAATGGTTGCAGCCATATGCCGTCTTCAGCTACCTGCGTGATGCCTACAAGACCCCGAATTTCCGCGAGTGGCCCAAGTATGCCACCTACGATGCCAAGGAGATAGAGACATTGTGCCGGCCGGACTCTGCCGACTATCCGCACATAGCCATCTATTATTACATCCAGTTCAACCTGCACCGGCAACTGCTTGCCGCCACGGAGCATGCGCGCGCCAACGGCGTAGTGCTGAAAGGCGACATTCCCATCGGCATCAGCCGCAACAGTGTGGAAGCCTGGAAAGAGTCCCACTACTTCAACCTGAACGGACAAGCCGGTGCACCGCCCGACGACTTCTCCGTGAACGGACAGAACTGGGGCCTCCCCACCTACAACTGGGATGTCATGGAAAAAGACGGTTATGCCTGGTGGATGAAACGTTTCCACAAAATGGCAGAATACTTCGATGCCTACCGCATAGACCACATCCTCGGCTTCTTCCGCATTTGGGAGATACCGATGCACGCCGTACACGGGCTGTTGGGACAATTCGTCCCCGCCCTGCCCATGACGCGCGAGGAGATAGAAAGCTACGGGCTGGCATTCCGCGAAGACTTCTTCCTGAAGCCCTATATCCATGAGTACTTCCTCGGACAAATCTTCGGCCCGCATACAGACTATGTGAAACAGACCTTCATAGAGCCGACAGACACGTGGGAGGTTTACCGCATGCGTCCCGAGTTCGACACCCAGCGCAAAGTGGAAGCCTACTTTGCCGGAAAGACGGACGATGACAGCATCTGGATTCGTGACGGGCTTTACGCCCTTATCAGCGATGTGCTGTTCGTGCCCGACCGCAACAATCCGCACGAATACCATCCGCGCATCGGCGTGCAGCACGACTACATCTACCGCGCACTGAACGATTGGGAAAAGGCTGCCTTCAACCGGCTGTATGACCAGTACTACTATCACCGCCACAATGACTTCTGGGGACAGCAAGCCATGAAGAAACTACCGCAACTGACACAGTCCACGCGCATGCTGGTATGCGGTGAGGACTTAGGCATGATTCCCGATTGCGTGGCATGGGTGATGAACGACCTGCGTATCCTTTCCCTGGAGATACAACGTATGCCGAAAGACCCGAAACAAGAATTCGGCCACACTGACTGGTATCCGTACCGTTCGGTCTGCACCATCTCCACGCACGACATGTCTACCCTGCGCGGCTGGTGGGAAGAAGACTTCCAACAGACGCAGCGTTACTACAACACCATGCTCGGGCACTACGGTGCCGCACCGGCAACGGCCACGCCGGAGCTCTGCGAAGAAGTGGTTCGCAATCACCTCCATAGCAACTCCATCCTCTGCATCCTCTCCCTGCAAGACTGGATGTCCATGGACGGCAAATGGCGCAACCCGAACGTGCAGGAAGAACGCATCAATATTCCTGCCAACCCGCGGCACTACTGGCGCTGGCGCATGCACCTGACACTGGAACAACTGATGAAGGCAGAAAGCTTGAACGAGAAAATAAGGTGCATGATAGAAAGCACCGGAAGATAA
- a CDS encoding PcfK-like family protein, protein MKGTDHFKRTIQMYLEQRAEEDTLFAKNYRNPAKNIDDCVTYILNYVQKSGCNGFTDGEIYGQAVHYYDENEIEVGKPIQCQVAVNHIVELTAEEKAEARQQAVRRYQDEELRKLQNRTKPTKAKTETQVQPSLFDFGL, encoded by the coding sequence ATGAAAGGAACAGACCATTTCAAGAGAACGATACAGATGTATTTGGAACAACGTGCGGAGGAAGACACGCTCTTTGCGAAGAACTACCGCAATCCAGCCAAGAACATTGACGATTGCGTAACCTACATTCTGAACTATGTGCAGAAAAGCGGTTGTAACGGCTTCACGGACGGAGAGATATACGGACAAGCAGTACACTACTATGACGAGAACGAGATTGAGGTGGGCAAGCCTATCCAATGCCAAGTGGCGGTGAACCACATTGTGGAACTCACGGCAGAGGAAAAAGCAGAAGCACGTCAGCAGGCAGTCCGCAGATACCAAGACGAGGAACTCCGCAAGTTGCAGAACCGCACCAAGCCGACAAAGGCGAAAACAGAAACCCAAGTTCAACCCTCATTATTTGATTTTGGCTTATGA
- a CDS encoding PcfJ domain-containing protein, which produces MKPRNKFEKAVLAQSKKLRPITPIQINWAFRNCVEHYAHRLPKGRTTCMDCGHSWVMTEQTEHCTCPECGASLKVCLTYQRKVRQKQYFTTLTTSGEYQVLRMFLLVVGMEKGVNAKSYALEIGQYWWNEQGRKAVVAIPRTLGCYIDTFSFASPFAIRNDNEAYRHISYSPIYPRYKVLPTLRRNGFNGNFHDIVPTKLIPALLSDSRAETLLKAGQYPMLRYYLYHSFNIGEYWASIKICIRNGYTIEDGSMWRDTIDLLRHFGKDTNSPKYVCPADLKVEHDKLVAKRNLQRKHERTEQQRRKAIEDEKQYLKAKGIFFGLAFTDSLICVKVIESVEEMAEEGRTMHHCVGGYHKRKDSLILSATIDGKRIETIEVSLKTFEVVQCRGVCNENSEYHDRIIALVNKNANLIRQRMKAA; this is translated from the coding sequence ATGAAACCGAGAAACAAATTTGAAAAAGCAGTTCTTGCCCAAAGCAAGAAACTACGCCCGATAACCCCGATACAGATAAATTGGGCATTCCGTAATTGCGTGGAGCATTATGCACACCGCTTGCCGAAAGGTCGTACCACTTGTATGGATTGCGGTCATAGTTGGGTAATGACGGAGCAGACCGAGCATTGTACGTGTCCCGAATGTGGAGCAAGTTTGAAAGTCTGCCTCACCTATCAGCGCAAGGTAAGACAAAAGCAGTATTTCACAACCCTTACCACAAGCGGAGAATACCAAGTGCTACGAATGTTCTTGCTTGTCGTGGGTATGGAGAAAGGGGTTAATGCCAAGTCCTATGCCCTTGAAATCGGGCAGTATTGGTGGAATGAACAAGGGCGTAAGGCTGTTGTTGCCATTCCACGCACATTGGGATGCTACATCGACACGTTCTCATTCGCTTCTCCTTTTGCTATCCGCAATGACAATGAAGCGTACCGCCATATCTCATATTCCCCGATATATCCAAGATATAAGGTGTTGCCGACGCTCCGCAGAAACGGCTTTAACGGCAATTTCCACGACATTGTACCCACCAAACTAATACCGGCATTATTGTCGGACAGCCGTGCGGAAACGCTGTTGAAGGCAGGGCAATATCCCATGTTGCGCTACTATCTGTATCACTCTTTCAATATTGGAGAGTATTGGGCTTCAATCAAGATATGTATCCGCAACGGCTATACTATTGAGGACGGCTCAATGTGGCGTGACACCATAGACCTCCTGCGTCATTTCGGCAAGGACACAAACAGCCCGAAATACGTTTGCCCTGCCGACCTCAAAGTTGAACACGACAAGTTGGTGGCAAAGCGCAACCTGCAAAGGAAACATGAGCGGACTGAACAGCAACGCAGGAAAGCGATTGAGGACGAGAAACAATATCTGAAAGCTAAGGGCATATTCTTCGGACTTGCCTTTACCGACAGCCTTATTTGCGTCAAAGTCATAGAGAGCGTGGAAGAAATGGCAGAGGAAGGAAGGACGATGCACCATTGTGTGGGCGGTTACCACAAACGAAAAGACTCCCTTATCCTATCCGCCACCATTGACGGAAAACGAATTGAAACGATAGAGGTGTCACTAAAAACTTTTGAGGTGGTGCAGTGTCGTGGCGTATGCAACGAGAACTCCGAATACCACGACCGCATCATCGCCCTTGTGAACAAGAACGCCAACCTTATCCGCCAGCGGATGAAAGCGGCATAA
- a CDS encoding DUF3873 domain-containing protein produces the protein MTINGVSTCQSAGTENYEKFQTGIDRRKRTLVQYDYRHTDGELFSCVKPTLDECRAARDKWLTAKERKEEKR, from the coding sequence ATGACAATTAACGGAGTAAGCACCTGCCAATCGGCAGGAACGGAGAACTACGAGAAATTCCAAACGGGTATCGACAGACGCAAACGCACCCTTGTGCAATACGACTACCGCCACACGGACGGGGAACTTTTCTCTTGTGTCAAACCCACATTAGACGAATGTCGAGCCGCACGGGACAAGTGGCTAACGGCAAAGGAAAGGAAGGAGGAGAAGCGATGA
- a CDS encoding DUF6956 domain-containing protein, translating into MSSRTGQVANGKGKEGGEAMNEAGYQTLIVKFSEPITALDGIFDDAEAWGVDTLKGWIDSYESSRFTAIDSHTAVITSEYSMECLKEWLEKCTPITEKTEF; encoded by the coding sequence ATGTCGAGCCGCACGGGACAAGTGGCTAACGGCAAAGGAAAGGAAGGAGGAGAAGCGATGAACGAAGCAGGCTACCAAACGCTGATAGTCAAATTCAGCGAACCCATTACGGCATTGGACGGCATCTTTGACGATGCCGAAGCGTGGGGAGTTGATACCCTAAAGGGGTGGATAGACAGCTATGAAAGCAGCCGTTTCACTGCCATTGACAGCCATACGGCAGTCATCACGAGCGAGTATAGCATGGAATGTCTGAAAGAGTGGCTGGAAAAATGCACACCCATAACCGAGAAAACAGAATTTTGA
- a CDS encoding DUF7688 family protein, with protein METIRQNGKTILYSNDGISIKMVFKNLTGRNFQGQEYTDYIRHIAIGSMGFSPGIIEHCRDGEVAGKGTIPNV; from the coding sequence ATGGAAACAATCAGACAGAACGGAAAAACCATCTTGTACAGCAACGACGGCATAAGCATAAAGATGGTTTTCAAGAACCTTACGGGCAGGAATTTTCAAGGTCAGGAATATACAGACTATATCCGGCATATCGCAATCGGCAGCATGGGATTTTCACCCGGTATCATAGAGCATTGCAGGGACGGTGAGGTTGCAGGCAAAGGGACAATCCCGAATGTATGA
- a CDS encoding glycoside hydrolase family protein, with protein sequence MMRVFMAILCSLLAVCSVSARNRRHEGTDGQAAIYRLPPFERAVRCTKYFEGWHSEKHHPYVGYGHRLQPGERYSARTMTKRQADALLRKDLRKFCAMFQQFGKDSLLLATLAYNVGPYRLLGSGKIPKSTLIRKLEAGDRNIYREYIAFCNYKGKRHAMLLKRRKAEFALLYVP encoded by the coding sequence ATGATGCGTGTATTCATGGCTATCCTCTGTTCGCTTCTGGCGGTCTGTTCCGTGTCCGCACGGAACAGACGCCATGAGGGAACGGACGGGCAGGCGGCTATCTACCGGCTGCCACCATTTGAGAGAGCGGTGCGATGCACGAAGTATTTTGAGGGCTGGCATTCGGAAAAACATCACCCGTATGTAGGATATGGACATCGGTTGCAGCCGGGGGAAAGATATTCGGCACGCACCATGACGAAGCGGCAGGCGGACGCGCTTCTGCGAAAAGACCTGCGGAAGTTCTGCGCGATGTTCCAGCAGTTCGGGAAGGATTCGCTTCTGCTTGCCACGCTCGCCTACAATGTCGGTCCGTACCGTCTTTTGGGGAGTGGGAAGATACCCAAAAGCACGCTAATCCGAAAGCTGGAGGCGGGTGACAGGAACATCTACCGGGAGTATATCGCTTTCTGTAACTATAAGGGGAAACGCCACGCCATGCTGCTCAAACGAAGGAAGGCTGAGTTTGCGCTGCTGTATGTACCATAA
- a CDS encoding DUF3872 domain-containing protein, giving the protein MNILNNKNKRTSIFKALALCLFAAVSFTFVSCDDDMDIQQSYPFTVETMPVPNKVTKGQTVEIRCELKKTGDFANTLYTIRYFQFEGEGTLKMDNGITFLPNDRYLLENEKFRLYYTAQGDEAHNFIVVVEDNFGNSYELEFDFNNRNVKDDGVITVVPIGNFKPLTR; this is encoded by the coding sequence ATGAACATACTGAACAACAAGAACAAGAGAACATCAATCTTCAAGGCGTTGGCACTCTGCCTGTTCGCCGCAGTGTCATTCACATTCGTATCGTGCGACGACGATATGGACATCCAGCAATCCTATCCCTTCACGGTGGAAACCATGCCCGTGCCGAACAAGGTCACAAAGGGGCAGACGGTGGAAATCCGCTGTGAGCTGAAGAAAACGGGCGATTTCGCCAATACCCTCTATACCATCCGGTATTTCCAGTTCGAGGGTGAGGGCACACTGAAAATGGACAACGGCATCACTTTCCTGCCCAATGACCGCTACCTGCTCGAAAACGAGAAGTTCCGGCTGTACTACACGGCGCAAGGTGACGAGGCGCACAACTTCATCGTGGTAGTGGAGGACAATTTCGGCAACTCCTATGAGTTGGAATTTGACTTCAACAACCGAAACGTGAAGGATGACGGGGTTATCACTGTTGTCCCCATCGGGAACTTCAAGCCCCTTACACGATGA
- a CDS encoding toprim domain-containing protein: protein MERTDIENMRQIPIADFLARLGHEPVRRSGNELWYRAPYRSERTPSFRVNVAKQLWYDFGLGKGGDIFTLVGEFTRSGDFMAQARFIAETARMPLAAAEKPLYLPEPSEPAFEGVEAVPLLRSPLTEYLKERGIPYAVASRHCCRLNYGVRGKRYFAVGFPNVSGGYETRSRRFKGCVPPKDVSLVKAGDIPADVCSVFEGFMDFLSAVTLGLATGDCLVLNSVANVEKALKHLDGYERIDCYLDRDEAGRRAMEALRTRYGGKVTDRSGIYQGCKDLNEYLQQVSRKQQKNNNLKIKE, encoded by the coding sequence ATGGAACGGACGGACATTGAGAATATGAGGCAGATACCCATTGCGGACTTTCTCGCACGGCTGGGACATGAGCCTGTCCGAAGGAGCGGAAACGAGCTGTGGTATCGTGCGCCATACCGCAGTGAACGCACGCCCTCCTTCCGTGTGAACGTGGCGAAACAGCTCTGGTACGACTTCGGCTTGGGCAAGGGCGGCGACATCTTCACGCTTGTCGGGGAGTTTACCCGAAGCGGGGATTTCATGGCGCAGGCGAGATTCATAGCGGAAACCGCCCGTATGCCGCTTGCCGCAGCAGAAAAGCCGTTGTACCTGCCGGAACCGTCCGAACCTGCCTTTGAGGGAGTGGAAGCCGTCCCGCTGCTCCGCTCTCCGCTGACGGAGTATTTGAAGGAAAGAGGCATCCCTTATGCCGTTGCATCCCGCCACTGCTGCCGCCTGAACTACGGCGTGCGTGGTAAGCGGTACTTTGCCGTCGGCTTTCCGAACGTGTCGGGCGGCTATGAAACCCGAAGCCGCCGTTTCAAGGGTTGCGTACCACCAAAGGACGTGTCGCTGGTCAAGGCGGGGGACATCCCGGCGGACGTGTGCAGCGTGTTCGAGGGCTTTATGGACTTCCTGTCCGCCGTCACGCTCGGTTTGGCAACGGGTGACTGCCTTGTGCTGAACTCCGTCGCCAACGTGGAAAAGGCTTTGAAACATCTGGACGGGTACGAGCGCATCGACTGTTACCTCGACCGAGACGAAGCCGGACGCAGGGCAATGGAAGCCCTGCGGACACGCTACGGAGGAAAGGTGACAGACCGTTCCGGCATCTATCAAGGCTGCAAGGACTTGAACGAGTACCTGCAACAAGTATCAAGAAAACAACAAAAGAACAACAATCTAAAAATCAAAGAATAA